In Montipora foliosa isolate CH-2021 chromosome 9, ASM3666993v2, whole genome shotgun sequence, the DNA window gccttatctggttttctttcatgacaggtgttggaatgaatttcaaacctcgagagagtaaattgatctgctctgtagtcaattgtgtgtctgagaggtttttgatgtgttgcttgcgtaactctatattctcacaaaaacatagataatgaatcaagatttcactgttaaaaaaagcaatgtgtctaaaaaaaaaattcgtgcagggggtttcacctggaaaaaaaattcctgcacaagcagtgcgcgaaaaaaaaaaattcgtacaagctggaaatcccccacccccccccccatcacttttctaatggtccgtcccttaacGATCCTGACGATGGGGCGGTAATCGCATGCCAAGAATGCACAgtcaattaatctttttcgcGGCGAAAAGTAACGATGAGGAGGTAATCACATGCCAAGAATGCACACTCAATTAAACCTTTTCGCGAAATGGAAGATGCTGACGATGGGGCGGTAATCGCATGCCAAGAATGCACAGTCAATTAATCTGTTTCGCGAGAAATAACAATAAGAAGGTAATAACATGCCAAGAATGCCAGTCAGCCATGGTTGTATATGGTCAGACAATcgccgcaaaagtttcacaccagaactggtgcaaagtttcacagcaaaagccatggtcgtatgtggtcagacaatcaccgcaaaagtttcacaccagaactaatgcaaagtttcacagcaaacgCCATGGTCGTatatggtcagacaatcaccgcaaaagtttcacaccagcgCTGGTGCAAGGTTTCACagaaaaagccatggtcgtTTACCCTAATTTCATCTTAAGTTTGTTTATGATCAGTTGTAATGGAGTGAACCTTATTACAAGTTTGTCCCTCTGATATCGGGAATTTTGGAATTTAGTTTTCCGTTTTCTTTCTTATGTTTTCTGATCCGGGTCGGTTCGAGTTGATCCGTCGTGGACTGGCGGTCCGAGTCAGTTCATCCGGTCCGACTTTTGTATCTGCCTCTGCAAAAGGGCTCTTTTCATGCAATGTCACGTTTTATAAACGTTTCCGTTTATGACTTCACGGATCTGCCACTCTGATTGTTTATTGTTCCGAGCGCTCTGGATATGATCTTTCACTGATTTCTGACTTAACCgtacaattaaaagaaaaatgcactGAAGCAACATCTCCGGGCCATTTGGGGTAGCGTAAGCAATGTTTTCAAGGTTTTGGTTACGTTAGGATATTAAGATCGTTAGTTTACTTTTTTGGCCCTATTCGCAATAGCGTAAGACttctttattttgacaaagattCTGTCATCACCAACGCTCAAATGCCGCGGGATGGTCTGTCGCGTCTTCACAAAGTTCCGCATgaagaattttttcaaaaacactgccgacaaaaggcaaaaactggacaaactattgaagagttttttttgtcaataacCTGTTGTAGGGAAATATTTCTTTTACTCAGAGTAAGGTTGAGAGAAaggtcgctcattttgaccaacTGCAAAGTACAAATTTTCTTTACAGTCTGTCTTTAGTTGGGATGTAAGCTTACACACAAAAATTGACAGGAAACAAATTTCGGTTTTCGTTTTGTCAATTGTGAGAAAATTCTAAATTTGTCCGCTTGTGGACAGGCTCTTAACGTACTTTTTTCTGAAAAGAGTTTTGTTGCAAGCATTTCCTCTGAATGACAGACGACCAAGGCTGAccaagtttcacagcaaaagccatggtcgtatgtggtgagacaatcaccgcaaaagtttcacaccagagcTGGTGGAAAGTTTCACAGAAAAAGCCATGttcgtgtgtcgtcagacaatcaccgcaaaaatttcacaccagaactggtgcaaagtttcacggCAAAtgccatggtcgtgtgtcgtcagacaatcaccgcaaaaatttcacaccagaactggtgcaaggattcacagcaaaagccatggtcgtgtgtcgtcagacaatcaccgcaaaaatttcacaccagaactggtgcaaggattgacagcaaaagccatggtcgtgtgtcgtcagacaatcaccgcaaaagtttcacaccagaactggtgcaaagtttcacagcaaaagccatggtcgtgtgtcgtcagacaatcaccgcaaaaatttcacaccagaactggtgcaaggattcacagcaaaagccatggtcgtgtgtcgtcagacaatcaccgcaaaaatttcacaccagaactgatGCAAggattcacagcaaaagccatggtcgtgtgtcgtcagacaatcacagcaaaagtttcacaccagaactggtgcaaagtttcacagcaaaagccatggtcgtgtgtcgtcagacaatcaccgcaaaaatttcacaccagaactggtgcaaggattcacagcaaaagccatggtcgtgtgtcgtcagacaatcaccgcaaaaatttcacaccagaactggtgcaaggattgacagcaaaagccatggtcgtgtgtcgtcagacaatcaccgcaaaagtttcacaccagaactggtgcaaagtttcacagcaaaagccatggtcgtacgTCTCGATACAATCGTTGTCGTGGTCAGCCTTGGTCGTCTGTCATTCAGAGGAAATGCTTGCAACAAAtctcttttcagaaaaaaagtacGTTAAGGGCCTCTCCACTAGCGGACAAATTTAGAATTTTCTTACAATTGACAAAACGAAAACCGAAATTTGTTTCCTGTCAATTTTTGTGTGTAAGCTTACATCCCAACTAAAGACAGACTGTAAAGAAAATTTGTACTTTGCAgttggtcaaaatgagcgacctTTCTCTCAACCTTACTCTGAGTAAAAGAAACATTCCTCTACAACAgattattgacaaaaaaaaacacttcaatagtttgtccagtttttgccttttgtcggcagtgtttttgaaaaaattcttcATGCGGAACTTTGTGAAGACGCGACAGACCATCCCGCGGCATTTGAGCGTTGGTGATGACAGaatctttgtcaaaataaagaaGTCTTACGCTATTGCGAATAGGGCCAAAAAAGTAAACTAACGATCTTAATATCCTAACGTAACCAAAACCTTGAAAACATTGCTTACGTTACCCCAAATGGCCCGGAGATGTTGCTTCAGTGCAGTGAAAGATCATATCCAGAGCGCTCGGAACAATAAACAATCAGTGTGGCAGATCCGCGAAGTCATAAACGGAAACTTTTATAAAACGTGACATTGCATGAAAAGAGCCCTCGTTGGCCTTTTGCAGAGGCAGATACAAAagtcggaccggatcaactGACTCGGACCGCCAGTCCACGACGGATCAACTCGAACCGACCCGGATCAGAAAACATAAGAAAGCAAACCGAAAACTAAATTCCAAAATTCCCGAGATGAGAGGGACAAACTTGTCATAAGGTTCACTCCATTACAACTGATCATAAACAAACTTAAGATGAAATTAGAGTAAACGAACGATCGCTCTTTATCCCTCAGTTCAGCTACATGGCTACGTGGCGATCTCAAATACAATTCAGGGCACAGTCCACCTCAGACTGTGAGCGTTGAAATGCCACATTTCAAGGCAAAAAGTTGCTCTAGCCTTGTGTAACAGTGAAAATGGACTCTCGGTTTCGATGGAAAATTCGGTCTAGTACGCGTAAGAagaacaaacataaaattctcTTACCGTTTGCGATCTTCAAAGATCAAAAAGATATCTGGCCAGTTGCTCAACGCCTTCAAAATGACCGCAATGGACGACGTTTCCCGCCGCCCCGATCTACAGGATCTAAAAGGAGAGTGCATTTAAACAAACCTTAGTTCTGGGTTTCTTCCACTAAAACAACGTAACAATTTTTTTAGCTTCTTGTCCTCTATGAAGCAAAACCTTAGGCTAAATGAGAAATGTTCAGTATATTAAAATAGAGACCATTGTCAAATAGTTCCAACGGAAAATTCCAGCTTACCCAATTACAAATATACGGACTGGACATATGAAATAAGATTTGAATATGTTCTGCTAATGTTGTGCATTATTCAACGGAAAGACTATTCGTCTTCTATCGGCAGAGAACTGTTTGGAAAGAACATTTCCAGAGGGGTTTCCTAAACTGACTATATCAGACAAAAAACGCAACATTTTGCTTACCTTAACTTTTGGCTGACTTCACAGATACGGATCGATCAGTGGCCAGTAGGCGCTAAGTAGACAAAAACCCAACAATCGAACCAAACAAGCAGGAGGTTTCTTCCAAGCTACAATAAGATTAATGTAAACCGAAAGCGATACCGGGCAAACAAGACGTTTAGGCAAACAATACGAGACCGTCAGCGGTGCTATGCGCTCAAATCATTTCGCAGGAATTCACGGCATGATATGCTTTGCTTTTTTCCATAAATTAACATTGGCACACCCCAATCAATAATTAGCACCATGGATAGCACAAAACACTGTACTGGCAAAATACTCAATTAGGGCGATTTCAAAGGTATTTGCGCGAGATTACGTTTCGCCTTTCTCGCGTGGCTTGATTTTCACACTCAATTAATTGCATGTTTCGCTCGCTCTACTATCCCTGGAAAATGAGGAACTATTCAACAGTGCGAAGATAGTACGTTTACcacgagaaaaacaaactctacaaactagagatttttttatctagcatcgtgagagtaaagtgtcttgcccaagaacacaacacaatgtccccggccaggccccgaacccggacaactcgatccggagtagagcacactaaccatgaggccaccgcgccttccACTCTCAAGGTGGTCTAAAGCCCAAACTTTGACCggtgtcacagcggatttggaccccccgcccggtccaaatccgctagtgGATTTGGACTCCCCCGATCCATATCcgactccccccccccctttcgcAGATTTGGACCCCCCCACAAAACATTCCTTTTTCCTAATTTATTCTAACTGCAAGCTTTTAGGTGATGTCCTTTAAGATTTCAACACAAGATCGCGTACTATAATTGACGAAGAAAAGCGCACATATCGTTTCATTTCTGTGACATTTATTTAAGTTAATAGAATAGCCTCCGCATGAATTAAATGACAACAAACTTACTATTGAATTCGAACTATTGAAACTCATAGCAAATCCCTTCTTATTCTGATGTGAAGCAACATTTATACGAAAATATCTGGTCGCAATATAATTATGAAGAACGAAAATGAAACTAGTACTActcttaaaaataataaaaatgttgacactggctaaaatattgtgttggccgtttcggcaactgctgttgccttcctcagcagggataaaaaatgcaaaaatctaacgGCGTCCTGATGGTACACGATGCGTATAAATATTAAATCGCACCTCAGcgaatatttcaaaataaaatagacAATAAAAACAAAGGTCTCCAGAGCATTCTAAAATATTACTACAAATTCTTTATGTTATTGTAAACGTTTGGAAGTGCTATATGTTCGTTTATAGCGTTCGTGTCTCGCAAGGAATGCCAAGCCTCAAGAATAAGTCTTTGTCGCCATGCCGATGACCTGTCAACAATTTCGACGTTCATCAAGTCTATTTGGTGATTGAAGCACATGTGGTGTTTGGCCAACAAGGAGTTTCCATCTAATGTCGCTATGGCCTTTGTGTGCTCTTTGACGCGTGTTTTTAGCGCGTGCGATGTCTGACCGATGTAAACACAATCACAATCTTTGCATTTTATCTTATATACGATTCCTCTGGAGGCCTCCCTCTCGATCTTGTCTTTTGGTTTTTTAAGTATGTTTGAGATTGTCCGAATAGGTTTATGAGCGACTTTGATGTTGAAACCTCGAAGAACCCCCGCGATTTTCTCGGAGAATCCTTTGGCATAGGGCAAAACAACCATACCGCGCTGGTCAGAACCACTCACTTCTTGTTGTCTGTTTCGTTGGCGACCATTATAGATGAAATTGGCAGGGTAATTATTAGCGGTAAGGGCTTCTGCTACTCTCTTAGTTTCTCGTGCAGCTTCCTCTTCGGTGGATGGGATATTCTTTGCGCGATCCATGAGGGTCCTTACGACCgagtatcaagagaaaatgagggacagagagggaggctcccggtccagcccttgggatatgtcatgtccacgaaagttatttttagacgagcggaagtcttccgagacgtccgcatgcaggccaacctcggtccgatgtttgaaagaaaataaatattcatcagccatCCACGTgcgacgtcattttctcttttcactaagaacctgagagcgtaGCAAGACTGCAtacggacgtctcggaagacagacttccgctagaacaaagacttccgctcgtctaaaaataactgtcgcggacataacatatcccggccaacgccctgagcctccctctctgtcccctaaTTTTCTCTTGCGAGTATTTATGTTGGGGGTGGTGATGAGATTTGAACTCAAGGTAGCGGTCGGTGTGGGTGGCTTTCCTGTATACAGACACGGTGATCGAGCCATCGTCTTGTCTGGTTGTTCTTGTGTCAAGAAAGGCAATAGAACCTTCTGATTCTATCTCGATGGTAAATTTGATGTTAGTGTTGATAGAATTGAGGTGTGAGTGGAATTCATCCGCGTGTTCTCTTTTAATGCACACATGGCTGTCATCTACGTATCTGAACCACTATTTGGGAGAGTTTGGAGCCGATGACAGGGCCTTTTCTTCGACATATTCCATGACGAGATTGGCTAAGATGGCGCTGACTGGAGATCCCATCGGACAACCGAAGATTTGTTTGAAATGGTCACCTTGGAACACGAAGAAGTTATTGTCGAGGACGAACTGTAGAAGGGCAATGATATTTTGGATGGATAAATTTGTTCTTTCAGGTAGTGATTGATCAAAGTCCAGTCTTTCTTTAACAACTTCCATGGCTAGATGGGTAGGAATACAAGTAAACAGTGACACGACGTCAAAGGATACTAGGATTTCGTCGGGATCCACAGACATAGTGCGGATCTTTTCAACGAAAGATGCGCTGTTCTTAACTGTGTATTTATTGTTTTGAAGTGGTGACAAGATGTTGGCAAGGTATTTGGATAATTCGTATGTGGGAGACTCAATAGCGCTCCAAACTCTCCCAAATGGTGGTTCAGATACGTAGATGACAGCCATGTGTGCATTAAAAGGGAACACGCGGATGAATTCCACTCACACCTCAATTCTATCAACACTAACATCAAATTTACCATCGAGATAGAATCAGAAGGTTCTATTGCCTTTCTTGACACAAGAACAACCAGAAAAGACGATGGCTCGATCACCGTGTCTGTATACAGGAAAGCCACCCACACCGACCGCTACCTTGACTTCAAATCTCATCACCACCCCCAACATAAATCATGACTCGGTCGTACGGACCCTCATGGATCGCGCAAAGAATATCCCATCCACCGAAGAGGAAGCTGCACGAGAAACTAAGAGAGTAGCAGAAGCCCTTACCGCTAACAATTACCCTGCCAATTTCATCTATAATGGTCGCCAACGAAACAGACAACAAGAAGTGAGTGGTTCTGAATGATCTGAATGTTTTATCCTACAATAAACAGAGCCACTCGCCCTTCGGGGCAGTCTTAAATGTGCAGCCATTCCTCACACAACTCGCACTGCAGCATGTCGTCCCAGCACTCGGGCATCGAGCAATAACAAAATAGGTCAATGTCATATGTTTGTCTCTAGCAGTGTTCAACTGTCTTGGAAGAGCTTCTAAACGTCCTTTCTCTAAGCATTGAACTAAATGTTGACGCATTTTTCCTTGATCAAAGGAAACGTCCGACGGGTCATTCCCATCCGCTAGTTAGTTATTGTCTAGGATCTACTTTTTGTTAATTCACCCTACCGAACGCTTATTTTTAACTAGCTTTAACTTGACAAGGGCGCTAAAAAGACTTTAAGTTTAACTTAATTACTTTCATTCAACGGGTAGAGAAAAACAATCAAAGAAACAAACGATTTCAAATTTCACGTTTCGTTTTCATTCCAGAGGTAAACAACAAACTTACAACTGCAGGTTAATTTAACGAAAATCTTAAATTGAGACGCAATACTGAGAACAAGATAACGTCTACGCgtatgtttttaattaaaaagtacCTACTTTAAAAACATACTTCCTGAAAAACCTCTctaaaaacctactttctgaatTATTATCACTTTCTACAAGAAAATTATGTAAGAAAATTATGTATGGTAATGTTTTTACTGAGTTTTGTTAAGGCGTCCAAATCCGCGGATGGGGGTAaaaatccgctagcggatatggaccccgggggtccaaatccgctagcggatatgGACCGGGGGGGTCCATATCTGCTAtggagtgcagggatggcgcggTGATGAGAggactcgcctcccaccaatgtggcgcgggttcgattccctgactgggcgacatatgtgggttgagtatgttggttctctactctgcaccgagagt includes these proteins:
- the LOC137971720 gene encoding uncharacterized protein, which codes for MAVIYVSEPPFGRVWSAIESPTYELSKYLANILSPLQNNKYTVKNSASFVEKIRTMSVDPDEILVSFDVVSLFTCIPTHLAMEVVKERLDFDQSLPERTNLSIQNIIALLQFVLDNNFFVFQGDHFKQIFGCPMGSPVSAILANLVMEYVEEKALSSAPNSPK
- the LOC137971719 gene encoding uncharacterized protein, encoding MDRAKNIPSTEEEAARETKRVAEALTANNYPANFIYNGRQRNRQQEVSGSDQRGMVVLPYAKGFSEKIAGVLRGFNIKVAHKPIRTISNILKKPKDKIEREASRGIVYKIKCKDCDCVYIGQTSHALKTRVKEHTKAIATLDGNSLLAKHHMCFNHQIDLMNVEIVDRSSAWRQRLILEAWHSLRDTNAINEHIALPNVYNNIKNL